From the Streptomyces camelliae genome, one window contains:
- a CDS encoding YciI family protein: MEFLCYHRDRPGSLPLRDELLEDHWSYMDRYAKEMIARGPTLADDGDTPTGSVHIVDLPDPAAARAFAFDEPNYQAGAYRDVLLRRWRNMLGRTMWDFPGGRTGGNRYLVLGLGTGQAADLAVPPDRDELIAYGPLLSDNGTTWLGTAVLLRAPDPETARAILTPDRYADIEVHNWQFGGRPS; this comes from the coding sequence ATGGAGTTCCTCTGCTACCACCGCGACCGGCCCGGCTCCCTGCCGCTGCGCGACGAGCTGCTGGAAGATCATTGGTCCTACATGGACCGGTACGCGAAGGAGATGATCGCCCGGGGCCCGACCCTCGCCGACGACGGCGACACACCCACCGGAAGCGTGCACATCGTCGACCTGCCCGATCCCGCCGCTGCCCGCGCTTTCGCCTTCGATGAGCCGAATTACCAGGCCGGCGCCTACCGGGACGTGCTGCTGCGACGGTGGCGCAACATGCTGGGGCGTACCATGTGGGACTTCCCCGGCGGCCGGACCGGCGGCAACCGGTATCTGGTGCTCGGCCTCGGCACAGGGCAGGCCGCCGACCTCGCGGTGCCGCCCGACCGGGACGAGCTGATCGCCTACGGGCCGCTGCTGTCCGACAACGGCACCACCTGGCTGGGCACGGCGGTGTTGCTCCGGGCGCCGGACCCGGAGACGGCACGCGCCATCCTGACCCCGGACCGGTACGCCGACATCGAGGTGCACAACTGGCAGTTCGGCGGGCGGCCCTCCTGA